CAAACGCATTCATCCGCTGCACCATAATAGATCGTGAGCCGGTCGCCATCGACAATATGCCCGTTGGTGAACACGACGTAACCAAAGAAACCACTGAGCGCATAGGCTGCTGTCGGCACCATGATGGGGTTTTTAGTGCGGCCGATGACCTTTGACGGATCGTCCGGGTCCAGCAGCAAAGCCCCCAGGCCATACCGGTGTTCGGCATTGGCTCTGGGATAAATCTCCAGCCAGCCGCGCGCGGTGCGAATAGGTACTGCGTCAGCACCGACCCTTGCGCTGTCCCACATATCGCCGCCGGGTCTTATCAGGGATCGGTGATTACGTCGGCAAACTATCTCACCTATTCCCAAACAAAAAAAATAACTTCAGGTTAAATATTTATGGCAAAAACACCAGCAAAACAAAACCGGCAGCCGGGGATCGAGGCGAAAATGGCCCCGGCCCCGGAATATATTAAAATCAGCTATGCCGGCTCGGGTAAACTGCGGGATAAAGTAGCACTGATCACCGGTGGTGATTCCGGTATCGGCCGGGCGGTCAGTATCCATTTTGCGCGTGAAGGCGCCGATGTGGCGATCGTCTATCTGAACGAAGACGTGGACGCAAAGTTAACCAAAACACTGGTCGAGGCCGAAGGCCGGAAATGCCTGCTCCTTAAGGGCGATGTTAAAAAAGCGGCATTCTGCAAAAAAGCAGTGGCTACTACCGTTAGTAAACTGAAAAAACTCAATATTCTTGTCAATAATGCGGGTATACAGATTCCTCAAAAAGACCCGAAACAAATCGACGAAAAGCAACTGGAGGATACGTTCCGCACCAATATCTTCGCCTATTTTCATTTTGCCAATGAAGCGCTGGAGCACTTGGGTGAAGGCGACTGTATCATTAATACCACCTCGGTGACCGCCTACCGTTCTTCACCCAACCTGATCGACTATTCTTCAACCAAAGGCGCCATCACCAGTTTTACCCGGTCACTGGCGACCAACCTGACGGACAAAAAGATCCGGGTCAATGCCGTCGCGCCGGGCCCTGTCTGGACACCGCTCATCGTCGCCACTTTTGACGAAGAAAAGATCAAATCCTTCGGCAGCGAAACAGCGATGAAACGAGCCGGCCAACCTTCAGAACTGGCTCCTGCCTATGTTTTCCTGGCTTCGGATGATGCTTCGTTCATTACAGGCCAGGTCATTCACGTTAATGGCGGCGAAGTCGTCAATGGTTAAAAAACTTGAACCGAATGAAAGCAGCCGTCATAAATAGTTTAACTACAATCTGCAAAACATGAGCACCACCAAGTGGTCAGGAGAAGTGACCGTACACAGCAATGCCCTGGACCTGGAAAAGGATATTTTCAAGTCAGGCGACCCGGATAAAATTGCGGCTTCGCTAAAACACTCGGCCGAAACCAGTCAGCGCCGCAAGTCTTCGCCTTATCGCAGCGCTATGTCGATGCTCACCTTCTATGAGAACCGCGCCGGAAAAAACCTGGGCGCGGAAGAAAAGAACGTATTGGAAAAAGCCAAGGACAAATTAAGAGCACTGTTTGGAAAATAACTATTATTCAGGGACCAGCAATTTAGTACTGCCTGTCAAAAACAAATCTTTCTTTCCTGAAGCGTTTCAGACAGGAACGCGTTTGACTTATTATGCCTCCTTGTTTAATTCGATAGAAATCAATGCCAGCTTTTACAGGATGCCACTGGCGCGGACGGTAAGAAAATGGTCGGCTGAAGTGCCGGATAATTTTCAATTCACTTTTAAATTACACCAATCCATCACCCACAGTTTACCCGGGCAATTCAACCTGCAAGCCATACCAGCATTTATGGAAGCCATCAACTCCACCGAAAAACGCGGCTGCCTGCTGGTACAGCTCCCGCCTAAATTCGGGCCTGATATTTTTCAATTGAACAATTTAATCAACGCCTTGCAGCCGTATAATTGGCGGATTGCCATCGAATTTCGACAGCCGGGCTGGTATACCGAAGAGGTATATACACTCCTCCGCCAATTCGAGGTGGCCATGGTCATCCACGATCTGCACAAATCCGCTTCACCGCAGCATTTGACCGCAGCTCACACATTTCTTCGCTTCCATGGCCCCGAACCTAATTATCGCGGCAGTTACGATGATGCTTATCTGGCTGAATACGCTCACTATATCAACGATTGGCTCGCAGCGGGCCAATCAGTCTACGCTTATTTTAATAATACATTGGAGGCGGCAGTTCAAAACCTGCAAACACTCAATCGCCTGCTGCAACTCAATCAACGATCAGGTCAGCCGCAGGACGGGTCAGCTCGGTTGACAGCCCCGACTTGCGGCTCATCAGGTCGGCACCCCAATCCTTGACATGATCTTTTAGCAACGTTCTCAATTTTTTACCAAACAAAAGATAGCCTACCAAACCGCGGTAGCGGTGATGAGGAAATTTTTTTTATTCATATTAAGCGATCAGGCCGGACGGCGGATTAAATAAATTGGGGTTGTTTTTAAGGAACTGCAGCGGGGTGTTTTTAAAAATGTCCGCGTCCCTGTACAAAAAAGCAGCTACGACCGCCTTTCTGACGGCCTTTCCGGCGCTGGGTGTAGGTTTGATGATCTTCATAACCTAAGAGGGGCGATTATCGTACCAAAACCATTTCGTTCTAATTAATTTTTTTAAAAACTTAGTTCATCCGCAGGCGTTGTTAAAAGACATTAAAAACTACTTTATGGAAACCAAAACAACTTCAGTTCTGAACGAACTGATCGAGATCAACAATGACCGCGTCGCCGGTTTTGAAAAAGCGATGGCTGACATCAAAGACGAAAATGTCGACCTCAAACAACTGTTCCAGCGCTTTGCAGCGCAGAGCCGCGAAAACAGTCAGGAACTGGCTGCCCTGGTGGGCAGCGAAGGTGACGAAGTGGAAACCGGCACCAGCGTATCGGGCAGCCTGCACCGCGCCTGGATCGATGTGAAAGCGCTGTTTGGGGGCAGTACCCGCGAGAGTATTTTATCCGAAGCCGAACGCGGCGAGGATGCGATCAAAAAAGCTTATCGTGATGCGCTGGAAGACGAAGAACTGAGCGCCGGTGCCCGTGAAGTGGTGAACCGCCAGCAAAGCGGGATCAACGCCGCGCACGATGAAGTGAAAGCGCTTCGTGACGCTGCGAAATAACCAACTGATCTTTTCAACGGGCGCTGCAAACGCAGCGCCCCATTTTTTTTACCTATGAATAGTATCGACCAACAACAACCGGAAGTGAACCGCGAAAATCTGAGCGGCGCTGAAGCCGTGGAAAAGATCAAAGAGCTGGCCGGCAAAACGCAGACCTGCTTTTTCAATACCGATCTGAGATCCGGCCGTGCCGCCGCAACGCGGCCCATGTCCGTGCAGCAGATCGACGACGAAGGCAACCTCTGGTTCCTGAGCGCAGTGGACAGCCATAAAAACGCGGAAATTCAACAGTATAACCGCGTACAGCTTTTATTTATGGGTTCGGCACATTCCGATTTTCTAACCCTTGGCGGCAGGGCCAGTATCAGCACCGATAAAGTCAAGATCAAAGAATTATGGGAACCCATCGTCAAAACCTGGTTCACCGAAGGCGTAGATGACCCGCGCATCACCGTGATCAAGGTTACCCCGGATGAAGGCTACTACTGGGATACCAAACACGGCAAAATGGTGGCCTTTTTGAAAATGATCGCTGGCAGCATTATCGGTAAAACATTGGATGACAGCGTCCAGGGAGAAGTGAAACCATGAAGGCTTTATTGATCAATTGCACGCTCAAACGAGCGCCGAAATTTTCCAATACCGAAGCGCTGGCGAAAAAAGCCGCCGAACAGTTTCAGGAAAAAGGCATTGAAACTGAGATGATCCGGCTGAATGCTTATAACGTGCTGCCAGGTAACAGCTCCGATGAAGGTGAAGGCGACGAATGGCCGCAAATTTTAGAGAAAATCAAAGCCTGCCATATCTTTATCATCGCCACGCCCATCTGGATGGGGCATTTGGCTTCCACTGCGCAAAAAGTCATTGAACGGCTGGATGCGATATTCCGCGATGAAGAACTGATGGATGAAAAAACAGGTCAGTTTATGCCCTATAACAAAGTGGCCGGTTGCCTGGTGACCGGTAACGAAGATGGCGCCCACAGTTGTGCCGCGCAAGTCCTCTGGTCCTTGCAAGAAGTGGGTTTCACCATCCCTCCGAATGTTAACGCTTATTGGGTCGGCATGGCCGGGGGCGAAAAAGATTATGTAGAAGCCGGTGGCGAGCGCTATTTATACACCAATAAAAGCTTGCGTTATATGACTGAAAACCTGGCCTGGTTCGCTCAGCTTTTACAGAACCACCCCATCGGCACCAATTTGCTGGAGGCCGAAGCAAAAGCCAAAGCGGAAAGCGATGAGGAATAAAAGAGATGTTCGCCGCATCGCCATTTTAGGCGGCGGCCCTTCCGCCTTGTTTATTTTCAAACGCCTCGTGGAAAGCGGCCACCAGGATTTCAGCGTGGACATTTATGAAAAAAGTGCTGAGTTAGGCTGCGGGATGCCTTATGGACACGACGGCGCTGCCGATGAACACGTTACCAACGTTTCGGGCAACGAAATCCCTGAACTGCCCAACGACATGGCCGACTGGGTGAAAAAAGTACCGAAAGACACCCTCGATAAATACCACCTCGATGCTGGAAAATTCAACGATTATAAAGTATTGCCCCGCCTGCTTTTTGGCCAGTATCTCTGTGATCAATTCAAAAACCTGCTGCACCAAGCCAAAGAAAATGGATTAAACACACAGGTTTATTACAACACCAGCGTTTTAGACATCATTGATCTGCCCGACGAGCAGCAAGTTGAAGTGCGTACCCATAAAGGCGCTGAAACGTATGACCACGTGATCGTATGTACCGGCCACCTCTGGCCTAAAAAACACGAAGGTCAAGTAACAGGTTGGTTCGATTCACCTTACCCTCCGGAAAAGATCGCGCTGAAGGCCGATTACCCTGTGGCAGTAAGAGGCGCTTCACTGACTGCCATAGACGCTATACGCACTTTGGGCAGGCACAACGGACATTTTGAAAAAGACGAAAATGGCCGATTACATTTTTATCCCGAAAGCCCCGGTTTTAAAATCGTGATGCACTCGCGCAATGGGCTCTTGCCGGCCGTGCGTTTCCACCTGGAAGACTCCCATTTAGGTAAAGACACCGTGCTGTCACCGGAAAGAATCGCTGCTAACCGTGAAGCTAACGAAGGCTTTCTTTCGCTCGATTATGTTTTTGAGGAAAACTTTAAAAAAGGTATCCGCGAACACGATCCCGCCTGTTACGACGAGATCAAAGACATGAACATGGAAGCTTTTGTTG
This region of Mucilaginibacter yixingensis genomic DNA includes:
- a CDS encoding SDR family oxidoreductase — its product is MAKTPAKQNRQPGIEAKMAPAPEYIKISYAGSGKLRDKVALITGGDSGIGRAVSIHFAREGADVAIVYLNEDVDAKLTKTLVEAEGRKCLLLKGDVKKAAFCKKAVATTVSKLKKLNILVNNAGIQIPQKDPKQIDEKQLEDTFRTNIFAYFHFANEALEHLGEGDCIINTTSVTAYRSSPNLIDYSSTKGAITSFTRSLATNLTDKKIRVNAVAPGPVWTPLIVATFDEEKIKSFGSETAMKRAGQPSELAPAYVFLASDDASFITGQVIHVNGGEVVNG
- a CDS encoding DUF3175 domain-containing protein; this translates as MSTTKWSGEVTVHSNALDLEKDIFKSGDPDKIAASLKHSAETSQRRKSSPYRSAMSMLTFYENRAGKNLGAEEKNVLEKAKDKLRALFGK
- a CDS encoding DUF72 domain-containing protein; the protein is MENNYYSGTSNLVLPVKNKSFFPEAFQTGTRLTYYASLFNSIEINASFYRMPLARTVRKWSAEVPDNFQFTFKLHQSITHSLPGQFNLQAIPAFMEAINSTEKRGCLLVQLPPKFGPDIFQLNNLINALQPYNWRIAIEFRQPGWYTEEVYTLLRQFEVAMVIHDLHKSASPQHLTAAHTFLRFHGPEPNYRGSYDDAYLAEYAHYINDWLAAGQSVYAYFNNTLEAAVQNLQTLNRLLQLNQRSGQPQDGSARLTAPTCGSSGRHPNP
- a CDS encoding PA2169 family four-helix-bundle protein, with product METKTTSVLNELIEINNDRVAGFEKAMADIKDENVDLKQLFQRFAAQSRENSQELAALVGSEGDEVETGTSVSGSLHRAWIDVKALFGGSTRESILSEAERGEDAIKKAYRDALEDEELSAGAREVVNRQQSGINAAHDEVKALRDAAK
- a CDS encoding pyridoxamine 5'-phosphate oxidase family protein encodes the protein MNSIDQQQPEVNRENLSGAEAVEKIKELAGKTQTCFFNTDLRSGRAAATRPMSVQQIDDEGNLWFLSAVDSHKNAEIQQYNRVQLLFMGSAHSDFLTLGGRASISTDKVKIKELWEPIVKTWFTEGVDDPRITVIKVTPDEGYYWDTKHGKMVAFLKMIAGSIIGKTLDDSVQGEVKP
- a CDS encoding flavodoxin family protein, with the translated sequence MKALLINCTLKRAPKFSNTEALAKKAAEQFQEKGIETEMIRLNAYNVLPGNSSDEGEGDEWPQILEKIKACHIFIIATPIWMGHLASTAQKVIERLDAIFRDEELMDEKTGQFMPYNKVAGCLVTGNEDGAHSCAAQVLWSLQEVGFTIPPNVNAYWVGMAGGEKDYVEAGGERYLYTNKSLRYMTENLAWFAQLLQNHPIGTNLLEAEAKAKAESDEE
- a CDS encoding FAD/NAD(P)-binding protein — translated: MRNKRDVRRIAILGGGPSALFIFKRLVESGHQDFSVDIYEKSAELGCGMPYGHDGAADEHVTNVSGNEIPELPNDMADWVKKVPKDTLDKYHLDAGKFNDYKVLPRLLFGQYLCDQFKNLLHQAKENGLNTQVYYNTSVLDIIDLPDEQQVEVRTHKGAETYDHVIVCTGHLWPKKHEGQVTGWFDSPYPPEKIALKADYPVAVRGASLTAIDAIRTLGRHNGHFEKDENGRLHFYPESPGFKIVMHSRNGLLPAVRFHLEDSHLGKDTVLSPERIAANREANEGFLSLDYVFEENFKKGIREHDPACYDEIKDMNMEAFVDHMMTKREARDPFELLKDEYAEAERSIKTHQSVYWKEMLAILSFAMNYPAKYFSAEDYQRIYKTLMPLISVVIAFVPQSSAETLMAMHEAGCLEMKVVDQDEEPEPGEQGGADYAGVHYQLFVDCIGQPHISFEDIPFEGLKAVGTPARLGFRNKPDEYLTVPGLAINDRFQLLDAYGALNERIYIMAVPFIGGYNPDYSGLDFSEAASKLVLDGLLNKAMSA